Below is a genomic region from Rosa chinensis cultivar Old Blush chromosome 5, RchiOBHm-V2, whole genome shotgun sequence.
cagtgtgactcctttaatgttttactcaaagggactgtgcggcccgaggaacgaaggtttatgaccttgggcagaatatcaggtaatcacgtctttgaccggacgagtggttacgtttcagttagagctctaatctgtctgccatataagTGATTCATGAGGTAACGGGaactggttattgataactcatgacattacgtgtttttagggaacaaggtgtgagttgcttccttatcaACGATTTTTAAGGGGataaggtgcaagttgttttccttattaacaaattgatagaaatcaaggtgtgagaattcaagtgtgggttgttttcaatggtacgattttggtacaattgatagaaatcaaggagtgagttgctttctatgttttattgatagaattcaagtgtgagttgttttctatggtacgattttggtacatttgatagaaatcaagcagtgagttgctttctatgttatattgatagaattcaagtgtgggttgttttctatggtacgattttggtacaattgataagaaccaaggagtgagttgttttctatgtttcgttttaaaaggaaaaaaggtgtgagttgctttgttttatttcaatttgaaagaaaattaaagtgtgagttattctcctttatttcgtgttttaaggaatcaaagtgtgagttgttttccttatttctggtgtgagttgtgttaactgttttgagttactcatacgggcttgcaaaaccttaccgggtttgttatgTGACAACCCGATACACTATTCAaaaggtgtaggggttaatcctgcaggttaggataattggggttgaagctgaggtagcgcctttgcagctttacggtaggaagccatttttgtaactttaccgttgataaggacttccattgtagtaaactctgaggatacattttattttattgttgacaatttaattggtaagcttatgtaatatatgactctgtggagtgggtcaatattgacatagtgggttcagagtatcaatatgtacttgggtaaaaaggaaaaagtttctaggtatttttgtattgatggctgaacgttcatgCGTGTATAAttttgggattatatatcgatttttatttgtgttaaaaatcaggggtgtaacagtttggtatcagagcgtaaggtgcatatttggtgacaatcaatacttctcgagtgatggccgtctgcagcggatccccatccaatgctcttcagtattgatatagtcattgggtatgcagtgagcgttggaatgtgagtcttcagggtagtgttggctcaataaacaaagtgtaggagcttaaggtagcttctaggagttttaatcttttgaggaatgaggacctttagatttaactcttgcttacgtaggggatagaattgtatcttctgacgtagtgtgtggttgatttagtcataacgttgaattatacttgtagttggaAATTGTACAAGTATTAATCACAGGTTGTTATGcttcttaggtgatggattcacaaggaggCCGAGCTAGGGGTTGAGGTAaacccagaggcaggggtagagcTCGAGGTAGGGGCaagattcctcctcctgttaaggagatgtttgagaatgatatcaaggcatcgaatgttgagctgcctgttccacctgttgtggaggttgtggatgttgtagatcccactagtttgtcgaagttggcaaaggagatttcgaggttgggaggagttccattccagggaggtacggatcacatgttggcagatcaatggatcgagaacaCGAAGACCTACTTTGAGATGGTCGTCTgcgacgacattgagaagagaaCGATTGTGgcgtttatgctccaaggcgatgcacgggtATGGTAGAGCGACACACAGAGGGTTAAggatgtgtccaccatgacctgggatgagtttgtggaacttttcaggaagaagtactttccgccttcagtgagggagcagttggaaagggaattcatctcgttagtccaagggactaagagtgtgagggattatgaggctgagttctcaaggctGTATCGgtttgtgaggcagatggatgctgagagtttggctatgaagtttcagtgagGATTGAATGCTTCGATCCAGCGCGACAtcgctgttctggaactgaagatGATGGAACTCATTTTCgctaaggctatggccattgagcaggagaacctGATTTTCCAGGAGCAGGAGTCGGCTGAGAGGGACTCTcgaaggaagggaaaggcaactgTTGAGAGCAGTGAAGGGACAGATGCTCAGGGTCGGTTCTGGAAGAGGCGCATGACTCATCAGCAGGCGCCAGCTAGGGAAGCGGTTGCACCTGTTGGGCAGGGAGCACCTCTGAGATGTTATAACTGTAAGGAGATTCGCCAGACTACTAAGGCTTGCACAAAACCGAAGAATTTGGCGTGTTTTGCTTGTGGCCAGACAGGgcatttctcaagggattgtacccagcagcagggtaggggacaaggaaatcaGCGGGGACAGCAGCCTTTGGGGCATGTCTGAGTGGATGCTAATTTCAGCAAAGTGTAGGGAATGGAGGTGTCTTATCGGCCTTAAGACTTTTCTTGCTAAGGCGAAGTGTGATAGTGGAGAACCTAATTCCTTTGTGCACTGTGACAGGCTTTGCCTGATgtctatagttagacttttGCATGTGGCTTCCTTTTGTAAAGTACTGTTTTATGTGGTAGGTTGCATGATGCGTTTTTCATTGTTGTAACAGAGGAGTCTTTTACAACTTTGTTTGTATGTGCAATACCATGTGACAATTGATGAGTAGTTCGGCCGAGGCTGAATCTCATCTTGCTATGTTCAGAGATAGTTGGAATGcttgttgtgattttgcaaatAGTTGACTATGGCAAAACTTAGAGTTATCAATCGATTTGAAATGAAATGTCATTTTAAATTTAGCAATGAGAGTGTTGCAATAGATGATATATCGATGCAGATACTGTGAGGACAGGACTCTGGACTCTTAGGTAGTTGTGCATAGTGTTGTAGTTTTGCAGAATTGTTATTGCATTGGTACGTGATTGAAACAGGTGAAATGTTTAGATTACCTCCAAGTGGGATGGTAGGGTGCATTTAAATTGCGATATTAGGTAAGCTACCTATATCGATTGTTGAGCTAGGCGCATGTTGTACCTTGAGGTGTGGAGATTCGATGTTTAGGTCAGCCTTATCTCCAAGTGTTATGTGGTGCggtatattttattgtttctaTGCCGATGATGAAGTTTACAATGGATCCAGTGTGGTTGATCGTAGTGTTGTTGAAATAGAAGATGTGGCGATCATCGTTAGTGTTTGGATGGCTTTCTGTATGGATACAGAGAAACTTTGATCAAGGATAATTGACTAGTTCAATACCCTGTGGAGGCTTCGGAATGAGTGTTTTTCTTGCACGAGAATCAGAATTGGATTTTTGGGGATGAGTTTATTCGTACTTGTTGGTTTTgtacgtttaaatttcgggatgaaatttctttaaggggggtggaatgttatgccctggaaattcgtatttattttccgaggattttccagaatctaatttgtggttattggacggtttcatggctcgtggatggagcggaagtatttcggacgaatttttattcgtcaaatatgactttaggggtggcgcaaaggttgaattttgatacgttgagattctctgaGAACTTCCAtaacgaaagttgtagagcgcgtcgatacgagttcgtggacatgtggaacgcgtcaatcggagaTCGTATGGGGAAGTTATGGcttttggaagaagtttccattttggtataaataggaattttccgaaattattttcataatttccaagtttccatttccggaaactctcattctctctcttatCTCTCTCGGTCGACCTTCAGTATCTGAGTTTTCCGCCGGACCcaacccgacccgacttttccggcaaattccggcggtctccggcggtgaaactctccagatcagaTCGCCTGCTtgctctggtcgtccctctggcatCCTCTAACGGTGATTCTCACCCACGGCGGCGCTTGAAGGCGGAGAAATTTGGAGTATTCGGACCTGACCGGAAAATGTAGCTCCGGCGACGGCACGGCTTAAAGTTTCCTTCTTTGGCTTCGTTGGAGCCTTctggatcgatctatggtgtttgtttggatcgatttacgttgaaatcagttcaactcagattgagcaaaaattcaaatcttgtgaggtagttttcgattctttatgcttgttttcggACTTCGAGCTAggtatgaaaattcacaagcatgcttagatgaacatttttgatgttgggagttttggtaaataatgagttttggccggcggtggtgagccaccgcctgtggcggcgttccgacGGTGTTCTGGCCATCTGGTGACAGGACTTGACCCAAGAAACACCCCTTaatcctggatacgagcctgcggggcccacattaagtgaaatcctaccaaaaaatcggcagaacctcccctaaatatgggctacccaaagtGTTCACAAACCTAGACATCATTAAAACtctaacttctactcaacccacAATACCATAATTACATTCCAAGCATATATATTACATTCGGAAAGTTCAAATCTTAACACAACCTCCGTAATAAACATCAATTCGAACAAAAACATCCATCAAATTTtaaaagggttatcagagcaacactaataactaagccgatatcatacaaggtaggttaagtaataacctacagaCAAAACGGAAGCGTTGATTCCAAAGTCCCTAGagcctggacgcgatctcggcaaatctgaaatctgggcatttgaaaacgaagggcccaggggaaaacatataaaatccattagagtgagtggacaaaaccgaaacaaaatctgaaacaattaatggaatgcttccccatttctcttttcaacaaaaccaacatgcagCGAGACTCCATAAtaattccaactcaatccttttccaagaaaactcatttgatgactaggaaggactgcttcctaagcatctcatgccatctgggagggactgccactcagatgacgcatcggaagggactgccaaccggaataggaggcggtggttagttgggactgccaactagccacaggtagttagaagggactgccaactaactacctcatgtcatctggaagggattgccaaccagatgacgcatcggatgggactgccaaccagactgtagtctggaagggactgccaaccagactattacctagaagggactgccaactaggtaagattcgcatgcgccaaaactggcctccttgtcaactgccttctttttaaatcctttactttccacaaaatcacatttactcaaaatagtaatccaactgaaaacttaattccatgctgcatgcattatttaaacaaaataaaagtccactcacaagtgactcccgcagctaatcctgctgcctgcccgtttcctcctcgctcgagggctcagtacgtcctgtagtAATTGGGCATGATAAAATTAACCTCACAAAGGAAATCATTAAAGAATTAAAACTCAACatcctctaatttttttttagcctTTGCAACTTCTCAAACAATAAATTTCAACATCTTACCTACAATTTTAACCAATAAATAAAGAATCAATTCTCCCTATCAAGTTCCTCAAATTCTCTCATAACTTCCCTTTGATCCATTTCAATTTTCGAATGTCCCCACAATCACAGCTACCACAAAATCACAACACCGATTGCCATGACCAACTTAACCAAAACCAACAACCATAACTAATTACAACAATTTCCAAAAGCTCAACCAAGTAGATTAAATCTGTACTAGGACAAATAGCAATTTATGAAGGGATTAACCTGGAAGATTGTGAACTATAACATCAAAACAACCAACCAAACAATTAATCACAAGTCTAAAACAATGCCCACCGAAagttccaacaacaacaacacctCACAATGCAGTTAACTAGCCTGAAAACAACTCAACACGCCGCCACCAGTGGCGGCCCAAACCCCATCTCCGGCCAACCCAACTAGCCTAAACGCATCACCACAGTAAACCCAACAATCTTTAAACCTGCAATAACAGCTAAAACTAAGTAGAAGTGGTcgaaaattcaacccaaaatcGGAAAAACCCGACAGCCACTGTTCAACACCACTATTCATCCTCCCTACCACTTCCTCCGGCCAAATCAAGCTACAAGGAGGTTGGAAAAGTGTTCCACCCTtcacagaaaaccaaaatcacaaTGATTTCCGGCCGGAGACTGTCGGAAATCGAAAACCCAGCCGAAGGTTCTCAAACCCGATCGGCAATCTTCCCCCAAAATCGTTCAAATCAAAGCTACCCAGCTAAAATTATGTACCTGAGATGGAAGAGAGTGAAGAAATAAAGCTGCGGTGGCAAGAGGTGAGTCCAACAAGGTTCGGTTGAGgtgaatcgccggaaatcgagtCCGGTTCGGGGAGAAGGAGAAAACGCAAGGGGGAGGGTTCGGGAGGTCGGCTCTgtccgattctctctctctctctctctccttttaattaactaattgcccttctttttttaataaaacaaaaccaatattTTAATAAGGAACAGTACCTCCCAACACTTAAATCACAACTTCCCGTAAAAACTCCGATCGATACAAACTGCGTGTCCACGAACTAAATTTTTCGTAACCTATGACGTACTCAAGGAATATTCCGACGTAACAGACAAAATAGAAAGTCAACTCATCGATCAAAACCGATAAAAATGTacttcataaaaaaaatgttaaggtacggggccttacattctcccctccttataaaatttcgtcctcgaaattataCCTGTCAAGGAAAAAGATGTGGATACTGTTGCGTCATTTGGtcctctggttcccaagtagcttcttcaaTCAGATGATTCCTCCATAATACCTTAACCAAAGGTATGACCTTGCTTCGGAGTACTTGCTCACGACGATCTAGGATCTAtactggttcttcttcatatgtTAAATCTTCTGTAAGTGTAATGGGTTGAGCTGGTAACACATGTGAAGGATCAGTTATGTACTTGCGAAGCATGGAGACATGGAAAACATCATGTACTTTAAATAGTTGTGGAGGTAAAGCCAAGTGATAAGCGACAAGACCAATTCGTTCCACAATCTCATATGGACCAATATACCTTGGACTTAGTTTCCCTCGTTTACCAAACCTTACCACACCCTTCCAAGGagattatttaaaaaatacccagtcaccaacttgaaattcaagatgCTTCCTGTGATTATCGGCGTAGCTATTCTATCTGCTTTGAACCGTCTTGAGCCTCTCTCTGATCACCTTAATTTTATCTGTTGTGATTTCAATAATCTCgggaccaataagttgtctttctcccacttcatcccAACATAATGGGGTTCTACACTGTTTCCCATATAAAGCTTCGTAGGGAGCCATACCAATACTCGAGTGATAACTgttgttatatgcaaactccATCAAAGCCAGGTGCTTATCCCAATTTCCCTTAAATTGTAGAGAACAAGccctcaacatgtcttccaaagtctgtatagtccgctcagattgtccatcagtttgaggatggaaAGCAGTGCTAAATTGTAATTTGGTTCCCAAACATTTATGAACCTTCCTCCAAAACTTTGATGTGAATCGGGCATCGCGATCAGAAACAATGGACTCAGGAACACCATGAAGCTTTACAATTTCGTCCACATACAACTTTGCTAATTTATCCAAACTAAAGGTTTCCTTAACTGCCAGAAAATGAGCTGATTTGGtgagtcgatccacaatcacccaaataccatcattaccatcctgcgtacgaggtaacttgtaaataaaatccatggtgaGATGTTCCCATTTCCATTCAGGAATTGGCAAAGGTTGCAACAAACCCGACGGTTTTTGCCTTTCCGCTTTCACTTGCTGGCACACAAGGCATTTACTCACAAAagctgcaatttctcttttcatgtttggCCACCAATAGTATTCTTTGAGAGTCCGATACATTTTTGTACCACCAGGATGCAGGGCATACGCGGAgttatgagcttcatcaagtatttctcgTTTAAGTGCTTCAACGTTAGGAACACAAAGTCTCTTTCCAAACATCAATGTCCCATCTCTTTGAATAGAAAACTCAAGTTGCCAACCACCACGAACACCTTCTTTAATCCCTTCAATTCTTGGGTCAAGAGGCTGAGCTTCAATGAATACTGGTCTCACATGAAAACTAGCCaccagagtaccaacctcatcAACCGATAACTCAACCCCCATAGACCTCAACTCTGACAATAGGGGTACTCGAGTGGCCCTTAAATATGACAAGGTCACGGATGGGTTCCTACTAAGtgcatccgccaccacatttGCCTTACCAGGGTGGTACTCAATGGTACAATCataatcttcaatcaattccatccatcttcgttgtcttaaatttaaatttggttGTGTAAACACATATTTGAGGCTTTTATGGTCAGTGAAAATCTGGCATCTGGCTCCATATAGATAATGCCTCCACAACTTAAGAGCAAACACAATAGCTGCCAACTCTAAATCATGTGTAGGATAATTCGACTCATGTGGCTTCAACTATCTAGAAGCATAAGCAATCACATTACCATGCTGCATTAAAACACAGCCTAAGCCTTGTCTAGAGGCATCACTATAAATTACATACTCCCCACTAACATCAGGCAATGATAGGATTGGAGCACTAGTCAACCGACTCTTAAGTTCTTGGAAGCTCCGCTCACAATTTTCAGACCAAACAAATCTGACACCCTTTCTCGTTAACTTGGTAAGAGGAGCGGCAATTCTAGAAAAGTTTTGCACAAAACGTCAATAGTAACCAACaagacccaagaaactacgaatttCCGTTACATTGGTAGGTCTTCCCCAATTCAACACTGCTTCTACTTTTTGGGGATCAACGCTAACACCAGCAGCTGAAATAACGTgacccaaaaatgtcacatggTCGAGCCAAAATTCACACTTACTAAATTTAGCATACAATTGGTGTAGCCGCAGAGTCTCCATCACAATGTTCAAATGCTCAGCATGTAACTCCTCACTCTTAGAATAAACCAATATGTCATCAATGAACAAAATCACAAAGCGGTCAAGATACGGGCGAAACACCCTGTTCATAAGATCCATAAAAGCAGTGGGTGCATTAGTCAACCCAAAAcgcataacaaggaactcataatgaccataacgtgatcgaaaagcagttttggctacatcctcctctttaatctgtaactgatgataaccagacctcaaatcaatctttgagaaaactttagcacccctcaactggtcaaacaaatcatcaatgcggggcaaaggatatttattccttatagtcaccctgtttagtttccggtaatcaatacaaagccttaaagtaccatctttcttcttcacaaacaacacaggtgcaccccagggAGATACACTAGGTCGTATAAACCCTTTATCCATTAACTCCTGCAACTGTATATACAACTCCTTCAGTTCCGCCggtgccattctataaggtgcttGAGAGATGGGTGATGTTCctggaagtaaatcaatggtaaagtctatcTCTCGCACCGGAGGCAAACCAGGCAATTCATCTGGAAATACATCtggataattaccaacaatcgGAATTTGGCTAAGATCCACAACTTCGGCATCTGAAttcaccacatgtgccaaataagcttgGCAACCCTTACTCAACATCTTCTTAGCAGTTAAGGCTGAGATTATGCAAGATGGGAGAACCTCCCATTCACCATAAAAGGTGACAACTGGCTTACCCGGACTCCGAAATAATACCGTACTACAAAAGCAATCCACAAAGGCATGATGCATCCGAAGGAAATCCATCCCTaggattacatcaaactccactaactcaaatggaatcaagtccgcctctaagcaaactccttctacaaacactccacaaaaacgatatacccattcaattctatgtctttcccctgatggtagaacaacatgccattctccgagtaggagagatgggggcacattagcaaagaaagaaaacctctTAGACATAAAGGACTGAGAGGCTCCaggatcaatcaaaatgaaagctgGTTGGCCAAAAACAATTAACAGACCCATAATGACGTTCGGTGCAGTGCGAGCCTCCTGTTGGGTCATAGCATGAAGACGGGCCTGGGTCACTGGACGCCCTCTCTGTCCACGACCCGGCTGAGTGCTGCTCCTGCCTAACAAACTGCCATGAGAACCAGTACTAGCAGCACCCACGGAGGTCTGACCCACACTCTGATTAGACGTAGTGAGAACTCCCTGGGTCAACTGAGGGCATTCTCTCCTGTAGTGACCCCACTGGCCACACTGGTAACAAGTCCCCACACCTGCCTGACATGGGCCCGCATGGTGTCTACCACAAGTAGCACACTGGGGATAGTCTCTCGGAATCGACTGTTTACCAAAGCCTCTACTGGAACTAGCAGTGCCTCCCTAGGACTGTCTCGTACCTATCTGCCCAGGCCTCCTGAAGTGTCCCCTGAAGCGCTAACGAGAGCTAGAATCTGAACTGCTCGGTCTACTACCTGATGACGATGCAGAACCCGAACTAGAGG
It encodes:
- the LOC112203996 gene encoding uncharacterized protein LOC112203996, which produces MGFDPTTMTWEEFKAEFSNRYYNQASQHHLQFDFMQLKQTEEMTVLQYEERFIALSRFAPELVATEKLKVDQFINGLLPIYRDWLAPHDYPTFKLAVEAAMRCEARYLDGSRPLESGGPSQGPSKRIASSSGSASSSGVGTCYQCGQWGHYRRECPQLTQGVLTTSNQSVGQTSVGAASTGSHGSLLGRSSTQPGRGQRGRPVTQARLHAMTQQEARTAPNVIMGLLIVFGQPAFILIDPGASQSFMSKSTVLFRSPGKPVVTFYGEWEVLPSCIISALTAKKMLSKGCQAYLAHVVNSDAEVVDLSQIPIVGNYPDVFPDELPGLPPVREIDFTIDLLPGTSPISQAPYRMAPAELKELYIQLQELMDKGFIRPSVSPWGAPVLVFRPYLDRFVILFIDDILVYSKSEELHAEHLNIVMETLRLHQLIAAPLTKLTRKGVRFVWSENCERSFQELKSRLTSAPILSLPDVSGEYVIYSDASRQGLGCVLMQHGNVIAYASR